The Clostridium sporogenes genome contains a region encoding:
- the rapZ gene encoding RNase adapter RapZ: MRFVIVTGLSGAGKTQAIRSLEDLGFFCVDNLPPTLIPKFAEACYQTEGKIKKIALVIDIRGGKFFDDLFESLKYLKEEGYKYEILFLDASDEVLIKRFKESRRKHPLSPDGRILNGISMERNRLREVKDRADNIINTSELATRELREAINEIYGEQDQIENQLIITVLSFGFKYGIPLDSDLVFDVRFLPNPYYIKQLKEYSGKDKQVSDYVMSFDVTNKFVNRLEDMLDFLIPNYFKEGKRQLIISIGCTGGRHRSVAIANAIYEGLKSKGHKVNIDHRDINEDIHKGGKKL, translated from the coding sequence ATGAGGTTTGTTATAGTTACAGGACTATCAGGAGCAGGAAAAACTCAAGCTATAAGAAGTTTAGAAGATTTAGGATTTTTCTGTGTGGACAATTTACCACCAACATTAATACCTAAGTTTGCAGAAGCTTGTTATCAAACAGAGGGTAAGATTAAAAAAATAGCTTTAGTTATAGATATAAGGGGTGGAAAATTTTTTGATGACCTATTTGAAAGTTTAAAGTATTTAAAAGAAGAGGGATATAAATACGAGATTTTATTCTTAGATGCTTCCGATGAAGTTCTTATAAAAAGGTTTAAAGAATCTAGAAGAAAGCATCCCTTATCGCCGGATGGAAGAATTTTAAATGGTATATCTATGGAAAGAAATAGATTGCGTGAAGTAAAAGATAGGGCAGATAATATAATAAACACTTCAGAACTTGCAACTAGAGAACTTAGAGAAGCTATAAATGAAATATATGGAGAACAGGATCAAATAGAAAACCAACTTATTATAACTGTATTATCTTTTGGATTTAAGTATGGAATTCCTTTAGATTCTGATTTAGTATTTGATGTAAGATTTTTACCTAATCCTTACTATATAAAACAACTTAAAGAATATTCAGGTAAAGATAAACAAGTAAGTGATTATGTAATGAGCTTTGATGTGACAAATAAGTTTGTAAATAGATTAGAGGATATGTTAGACTTTTTGATACCAAATTATTTTAAAGAAGGTAAAAGACAATTAATAATTTCTATAGGTTGTACTGGAGGTAGACATCGTTCAGTAGCTATTGCTAACGCTATATATGAAGGACTAAAATCAAAGGGACATAAAGTAAATATAGATCATAGAGATATAAATGAAGATATTCATAAAGGCGGTAAAAAGCTATGA
- the murB gene encoding UDP-N-acetylmuramate dehydrogenase: protein MNQYKNFIMQFQDIVGNNNVLIDEPMKNHTSFKVGGPADLLITPTTLEQVKDSIVLCKNSSIPYYIIGNGSNLLVRDGGLRGVVIKFSKLGDIKVEGNRVMAQSGAPLTNICNEALKSNLGGLEFACGIPGSVGGAVTMNAGAYNGEISQVIESAKVIDKDGNVFLLNKEQLDLGYRMSAIQKYHYIVLEVTFRLHNSEYDTIKNRIMDLNRRRTEKQPLEYPSAGSTFKRPEGHFAAKLIEDTGLKGKSIGGAQVSEKHSGFIINKGGATAGDILNLIEFVQNKVKEKFEVDLHTEVRIIGEENN, encoded by the coding sequence ATGAACCAATATAAAAATTTTATCATGCAATTTCAAGATATAGTTGGAAATAATAATGTTTTAATAGATGAACCCATGAAAAATCATACTTCATTTAAAGTTGGGGGACCAGCAGATTTATTAATTACACCTACAACTTTAGAACAAGTAAAGGATAGTATTGTCTTATGTAAAAATAGTAGTATCCCTTATTATATAATAGGGAATGGCTCAAATTTATTGGTAAGAGATGGTGGATTAAGAGGTGTAGTTATTAAATTTTCAAAATTAGGAGATATAAAAGTAGAAGGAAATAGAGTAATGGCTCAAAGTGGAGCTCCTTTAACTAATATTTGTAATGAAGCCTTAAAAAGTAATTTAGGTGGACTGGAGTTTGCTTGTGGTATACCAGGTAGTGTAGGTGGAGCAGTTACAATGAATGCTGGTGCTTATAATGGAGAGATATCTCAAGTTATAGAAAGTGCTAAGGTTATAGATAAAGATGGAAATGTATTTCTACTAAACAAAGAACAGTTAGATTTAGGATATAGAATGAGTGCTATTCAAAAGTATCACTATATTGTTTTAGAAGTAACTTTCAGATTACATAATAGTGAATATGATACTATAAAAAATAGAATAATGGATCTAAATAGAAGAAGAACAGAAAAACAACCTTTAGAATATCCATCAGCAGGTAGTACTTTTAAAAGACCAGAAGGACATTTTGCAGCAAAACTTATAGAAGATACAGGTTTAAAAGGTAAATCTATAGGGGGAGCTCAGGTTTCAGAAAAACATTCTGGTTTTATAATAAATAAGGGAGGCGCTACTGCAGGGGACATATTAAATCTTATAGAATTTGTACAAAATAAGGTTAAAGAAAAGTTTGAAGTAGATCTTCATACAGAAGTTAGAATAATTGGAGAGGAAAACAATTAA
- a CDS encoding phosphatase, which yields MKYLVDTHTHTIVSGHAYTTFLENVEEASNIGLKVLGTTDHGPSMPGGPNLFYFNNFRVMPRKLKGVTLLHGCEANIIDFKGMLDIPDFTQKKLDVIIASLHDVCVRPSSREENTEALINAMENPYVDILGHIGNPSFPINEEVVVKKAKEKNVLIEINNSSFISRKGSEETCKKVANLCKKHKVNIILGSDSHVSFQIGRFPKADNMLKEVGMPEELIINNEENKILKYLKNKGKLKDLNLD from the coding sequence ATGAAATATTTGGTAGATACACATACACATACAATAGTAAGTGGTCATGCATATACTACATTTTTAGAAAATGTAGAAGAGGCTTCTAATATAGGTTTAAAAGTTTTAGGAACTACGGATCATGGCCCAAGTATGCCAGGGGGACCTAATTTATTTTATTTTAATAATTTTAGGGTTATGCCTAGAAAACTAAAAGGAGTAACTTTATTACATGGTTGCGAAGCCAATATTATAGATTTTAAAGGGATGCTAGATATTCCTGATTTTACCCAAAAAAAATTAGATGTAATCATAGCTAGTTTACATGATGTTTGTGTAAGGCCTAGTAGCAGGGAAGAAAATACAGAGGCATTAATTAATGCTATGGAAAATCCTTATGTAGATATATTGGGACATATTGGAAACCCCTCCTTTCCAATAAATGAAGAAGTAGTAGTAAAGAAGGCTAAAGAAAAAAATGTATTAATAGAAATAAATAATAGCTCTTTTATTTCAAGGAAGGGTAGTGAAGAAACCTGCAAAAAAGTAGCAAATTTATGTAAAAAGCATAAAGTAAATATTATATTAGGTAGTGATTCTCATGTTTCTTTTCAAATAGGGAGATTCCCTAAAGCTGATAATATGCTTAAAGAGGTAGGTATGCCAGAGGAGCTTATTATAAATAATGAAGAGAATAAAATATTAAAATATTTAAAGAATAAAGGAAAGTTAAAGGATTTAAATCTTGATTAA
- the uvrC gene encoding excinuclease ABC subunit UvrC, producing the protein MFDLEYQLKNLPDKPGVYLMKNNLGEIIYVGKAKVLKNRVRQYFQKSQKHSEKVKAMVKNIEEFEYIITDSEMEALILECNLIKKYRPKYNILLKDDKHYPFIKVTLSEDFPRVISTRKVTKDGSKYFGPYVDGNSVKDIIELIKKTFPIRNCKKNIVEGAKPTRPCLNYQIGLCKAPCAQYINKSDYREIIDDVIKLLSGKQLDIVENFKINMGKAAENLEFEKAATLRDKINIIEKIGEKQKIILNNFDNEDYISLYSDEKDTCFQVFFLRNGKIVGREHFIIEDTFDTSSSALISNFLKEFYGGTAYIPKIIYVPAVEDKELLEQWMTLKKENKSIIKVPIKGEKKNILDLVQKNAKTTLENFKLKYLQEKALYDNVLKDLKNILSLKEEPIRIEAFDISNIQGFDSVGSMVVFEKGRAKPSDYRRFKINTVKGADDYKSMKEILTRRFRHGLSEIKAIQDRRLNFSSGKFSIFPDLILMDGGKGQVNIALEVLNSFNINIPVCGMVKDNKHRTRGLIYNGEEIIINKYGSVMKFITRVQDEVHRFAISYHRSLRGKNSFHSLLDDIPNIGEKRKKDLLLNFKSIDNIKKATYEELLNIPSMDKKSVESVLKFFE; encoded by the coding sequence GTGTTTGATTTAGAATATCAATTAAAAAATCTACCAGATAAACCTGGAGTGTATCTAATGAAAAATAATTTAGGGGAAATTATTTATGTGGGAAAAGCAAAAGTATTAAAAAATAGAGTAAGGCAATATTTTCAAAAATCTCAAAAACATTCTGAAAAAGTTAAGGCTATGGTGAAGAATATAGAAGAATTTGAGTATATAATTACAGATTCAGAAATGGAAGCTTTAATATTAGAATGTAATTTAATAAAAAAATATAGACCAAAATATAATATACTTTTAAAGGATGATAAACATTATCCTTTTATAAAGGTTACATTATCCGAGGATTTTCCTAGAGTAATATCTACAAGAAAGGTTACAAAAGATGGGAGTAAGTATTTTGGTCCTTATGTAGATGGGAATTCTGTTAAGGATATTATAGAATTAATAAAAAAGACTTTCCCAATAAGAAATTGCAAAAAAAATATAGTAGAGGGTGCTAAACCTACAAGGCCCTGCTTAAATTATCAAATAGGGTTATGCAAAGCACCCTGTGCTCAATACATAAATAAAAGTGACTATAGAGAAATTATAGATGATGTTATAAAATTATTATCAGGTAAACAGTTAGATATAGTAGAAAATTTTAAAATAAACATGGGAAAAGCAGCGGAAAATTTAGAATTTGAAAAAGCAGCAACGTTAAGAGATAAAATAAATATCATAGAAAAAATAGGGGAAAAACAAAAAATAATTTTGAATAATTTTGATAATGAAGATTACATATCATTATATAGTGATGAAAAGGATACATGTTTTCAAGTATTCTTTTTAAGAAACGGCAAAATAGTAGGGAGAGAACATTTTATAATAGAAGATACTTTTGATACTAGTTCTTCTGCCTTAATTTCTAATTTCTTAAAAGAATTTTATGGTGGTACTGCCTATATTCCTAAGATTATATATGTTCCTGCTGTAGAAGATAAAGAATTATTAGAACAATGGATGACATTGAAAAAGGAAAATAAATCTATAATTAAAGTACCAATAAAAGGAGAAAAAAAGAATATATTAGATTTAGTACAAAAAAACGCCAAAACCACATTAGAAAATTTTAAATTGAAATATTTACAAGAGAAAGCTTTATATGATAATGTTTTAAAAGATTTAAAAAATATATTAAGCCTAAAAGAAGAACCTATAAGAATAGAAGCTTTTGATATATCTAATATACAAGGATTTGATTCCGTGGGAAGCATGGTAGTTTTTGAAAAAGGCAGAGCAAAACCTAGCGATTATAGAAGATTTAAGATAAATACAGTAAAGGGTGCTGATGATTACAAAAGTATGAAAGAGATATTAACTAGAAGATTTCGGCATGGATTAAGTGAGATAAAGGCTATACAGGATAGAAGGTTAAATTTTAGTTCAGGAAAGTTTTCTATTTTTCCAGATTTAATATTAATGGATGGTGGTAAAGGACAAGTAAATATTGCACTGGAGGTTTTAAATAGCTTTAATATAAATATACCTGTTTGTGGTATGGTTAAGGATAATAAACATAGAACTAGAGGTTTAATTTATAATGGAGAGGAAATAATTATAAATAAATATGGAAGTGTTATGAAGTTTATCACTAGAGTACAAGATGAAGTTCATAGATTTGCTATAAGTTATCATAGGAGCTTAAGAGGAAAAAATAGTTTTCATTCTTTGTTAGATGATATCCCTAATATAGGAGAAAAAAGAAAAAAAGATTTACTTTTAAATTTTAAAAGCATAGATAACATAAAAAAAGCAACATATGAAGAACTTTTGAATATACCATCTATGGATAAAAAGTCAGTTGAAAGTGTACTTAAATTTTTTGAATAG
- a CDS encoding metal-dependent hydrolase, whose protein sequence is MKGKTHAGVGIAVFLSIYSRLPGNFSYLGLLVVFISSLLPDIDHPKSIFNKYILLFKNKASKIAFYSCSGVLVFWYDYLYTREPALKALAIMLIVIAISSHRNGLTHSLFGMIIFAFIAGYLGNMYNIHYMVYYLFIGYGSHILCDMATNRGVPLLYPFSKKKFKFPLTYKSNSKVGTLIEAILTTSVLILTIYKLPIIFPK, encoded by the coding sequence ATGAAAGGTAAAACACATGCGGGAGTAGGGATAGCGGTGTTTTTATCTATATATAGTAGATTGCCAGGAAACTTTAGTTATTTAGGTTTGCTTGTAGTTTTTATATCCTCTTTACTTCCAGATATAGATCACCCAAAGAGTATATTCAATAAATATATACTACTTTTTAAAAATAAGGCTTCAAAAATAGCTTTCTATAGTTGTAGTGGTGTTTTAGTATTTTGGTATGACTATCTTTATACAAGAGAACCAGCTCTAAAGGCCTTAGCTATAATGCTAATAGTAATAGCTATATCTTCTCATAGGAATGGTCTTACCCATAGTCTATTTGGTATGATTATATTTGCATTTATAGCAGGCTATTTAGGAAATATGTATAATATACATTATATGGTATATTATCTTTTCATTGGTTATGGTAGTCATATTTTATGTGATATGGCCACTAATAGAGGGGTTCCACTTTTATATCCCTTTAGCAAAAAAAAATTTAAATTTCCTTTGACTTATAAAAGTAATTCTAAAGTAGGAACATTAATAGAGGCTATATTAACTACTTCAGTTTTAATATTAACAATATATAAGTTACCAATAATTTTTCCCAAATAA
- a CDS encoding HD domain-containing protein produces MKIADITSENSGQVVEFNALVNDKRTNYKKDGSPYLLLILQDNTGTIAFPVWDKYEQLNNLLEINSIIAVKGVAAIFNGNMQIRNPVINVFKENINYSDFVPEYDIPKNLINYFNETINNLEDKYKKIAIAATGAMGYDEKRWNQFITCVAAEKFHGNKRGGLFLHTVGVMKTIENIIVDYIINPFYMSAKDSINKDRLMLKAIVHDIMKIKEYDYEGIIRRKSIKMDHLVMGASYINEINNEVGKVLDEEELDDICYSILSHHGEFGNFEPKTIEDVLLNAADIIDSQIVNAIENKI; encoded by the coding sequence ATGAAAATTGCAGATATAACTAGTGAAAACAGTGGTCAAGTAGTAGAATTTAATGCTTTAGTTAATGACAAAAGGACAAATTATAAAAAAGATGGAAGTCCTTATCTACTACTAATATTACAAGATAACACAGGAACAATAGCTTTCCCCGTATGGGATAAGTATGAACAGTTAAATAATTTATTGGAGATAAATTCTATTATAGCTGTAAAGGGAGTAGCTGCTATATTTAATGGTAACATGCAGATAAGAAACCCAGTTATAAATGTATTTAAGGAGAATATAAATTATTCTGATTTTGTACCAGAATATGATATACCTAAAAATTTAATAAATTATTTTAATGAAACTATAAATAATTTAGAAGATAAATATAAAAAAATAGCTATAGCAGCTACTGGAGCTATGGGATATGATGAGAAAAGATGGAATCAATTTATAACCTGTGTTGCTGCAGAAAAATTTCATGGTAACAAAAGAGGTGGATTATTTCTTCATACCGTAGGAGTTATGAAAACTATAGAAAATATAATAGTTGATTATATAATAAATCCATTTTATATGAGCGCAAAGGATTCTATAAATAAAGATAGATTAATGCTTAAAGCTATTGTTCATGATATAATGAAAATTAAAGAATATGATTATGAAGGTATAATAAGAAGAAAGTCCATAAAGATGGATCATTTAGTTATGGGAGCTTCCTATATAAATGAGATAAATAATGAAGTTGGAAAAGTTTTAGATGAAGAGGAATTAGATGATATTTGTTATTCTATATTATCTCATCATGGAGAGTTTGGTAACTTTGAACCTAAAACCATAGAGGATGTATTGTTAAATGCGGCAGATATAATTGATAGTCAGATAGTTAATGCTATAGAAAACAAAATATAG
- a CDS encoding peptidoglycan D,D-transpeptidase FtsI family protein: MKDISNNIKKVLLVFLICFMGLITYMTYFEIVVGPKIVDSTYNRRLWVKRNEVLRGTIYDRNMKPLTKSERVNSELQNREYTGNSMFAHVLGYVNVKYGLTGLEKKYDKELMSTDIKDDLTTFFKNKGKLEQKVGHNLKTTLDYKVQKAAYDALGDNKGSVVVLNPKTGEVLGMVSKPSYDPNKLDEIWGSINKDKNIPLINRATAGLYPPGSTFKIVTALSALENMSGIMNRTFQDNGSLDLGGGYTLGNYGGAAYGGLDLKGAFVHSSNVVFGSLALELGNSRLKGTSEKFYFNKEVPTDGIAIESSKFPSLKSYEKGSIAQSGIGQSSVLVTPMEMALIGATVANDGVMMKPYLVKEVLNSKGQLIRTIPPESNGEIVSKNNARIVKDFMRGVVNEGSGRNASIEGIQVAGKTGTADHNESSKGKAAHSWFVGFAPYDNPEVAIAVIVENGGQGGIAAASIASQVMSTALSK; encoded by the coding sequence ATGAAGGATATTTCAAATAATATAAAAAAAGTTTTATTAGTTTTTTTAATATGTTTTATGGGACTTATAACCTATATGACCTATTTTGAAATCGTAGTTGGCCCTAAAATAGTAGATAGTACTTATAATAGGAGATTATGGGTAAAAAGAAATGAAGTATTAAGAGGAACTATATATGATAGAAATATGAAACCACTAACTAAGAGTGAAAGGGTTAACAGTGAATTGCAAAATAGAGAATATACTGGTAATTCTATGTTTGCCCATGTGTTAGGATATGTTAATGTAAAATATGGACTAACAGGACTAGAAAAAAAGTATGACAAGGAATTAATGTCAACAGATATAAAGGATGATTTAACAACTTTCTTTAAAAATAAAGGTAAGTTGGAACAAAAGGTAGGACATAATTTAAAAACAACATTAGACTATAAAGTTCAAAAGGCAGCTTATGATGCTTTAGGGGACAATAAAGGATCAGTAGTTGTATTAAATCCAAAAACAGGAGAAGTATTAGGAATGGTATCTAAGCCATCCTATGATCCTAATAAATTAGATGAAATATGGGGAAGTATAAATAAGGATAAGAATATTCCTCTAATAAATAGAGCTACAGCAGGATTGTATCCCCCAGGATCTACTTTTAAAATAGTAACTGCTTTAAGTGCCTTAGAGAATATGTCTGGTATAATGAATAGAACATTTCAAGACAATGGTAGTTTGGATTTAGGGGGAGGATATACCCTAGGTAATTATGGTGGAGCAGCTTATGGAGGTCTTGATTTAAAAGGTGCATTTGTTCATTCAAGTAATGTAGTGTTTGGTAGTTTGGCATTAGAGTTAGGAAATTCAAGACTAAAGGGGACTTCAGAAAAATTTTACTTTAATAAAGAAGTTCCTACAGATGGTATAGCCATAGAAAGTAGTAAGTTTCCATCTTTAAAGAGCTATGAAAAGGGAAGTATAGCTCAAAGTGGAATAGGTCAAAGTTCTGTACTAGTAACTCCTATGGAGATGGCTTTAATTGGAGCTACAGTTGCTAATGATGGAGTTATGATGAAGCCTTATTTAGTAAAGGAAGTTTTAAATAGTAAAGGACAGTTAATAAGAACAATTCCGCCAGAATCTAATGGAGAAATAGTAAGTAAAAACAATGCTAGAATAGTTAAAGACTTTATGAGAGGCGTTGTAAATGAGGGGAGTGGTAGAAATGCTAGTATAGAAGGCATTCAAGTTGCTGGAAAGACTGGAACAGCGGATCATAATGAATCCAGTAAAGGAAAGGCAGCCCACTCTTGGTTTGTAGGTTTTGCACCTTATGATAATCCTGAAGTAGCTATAGCAGTAATTGTGGAAAACGGAGGCCAAGGTGGTATAGCTGCGGCTAGTATAGCTTCACAAGTAATGAGTACAGCTTTGAGTAAATAA
- a CDS encoding FtsW/RodA/SpoVE family cell cycle protein, whose product MKCGMVRRMDSIKGEKRLLRYTYFLCIVCFLNLAILKQPFDKGAMIIAAVTCLLIGYSYFIIRKFFSDGDKYMFIFSSILSVIGIVMLYRIDVSTSIKQIIWFAIGVTVFILMVVLLPDLKRFAKYKYLFLIITIVFMALGTLMGKEIYGAKNWVSIGGIAFQPSEFGKIFLVAYLAASLKDYNGKFIKLIEPAVVVMMCLGFMVLQRDLGSALIFFGISITMLYIATSKLKYVLTCLGLFGAGSVISYKLFDHVQTRVLIWKNPWPYASGKSYQIVQSMLSIASGGLSGTGLGLGHPEYVPVNTTDFIYAVICEELGILMGFAIIIFYFLLFYRGMRAAVHAENNFSRLLAVGYSAMIASQVLVIVGGVINMIPLTGITLPLVSRGGSSMMSIYICLGILQKISEEGR is encoded by the coding sequence ATGAAATGTGGGATGGTGAGAAGGATGGATTCTATAAAGGGTGAAAAAAGACTTTTAAGATATACTTATTTTTTATGTATAGTATGCTTTTTGAACTTAGCTATATTAAAACAACCTTTTGATAAAGGAGCTATGATAATAGCTGCAGTTACTTGTTTATTAATAGGATATTCCTATTTTATAATAAGAAAATTTTTCTCCGATGGAGATAAATATATGTTTATTTTTTCTAGTATACTATCAGTTATAGGCATAGTTATGCTTTACAGAATAGATGTAAGTACTTCAATAAAGCAGATAATATGGTTTGCTATTGGGGTTACGGTTTTTATATTAATGGTAGTTTTACTGCCAGATCTAAAAAGGTTTGCTAAGTACAAGTATTTATTTTTAATAATTACTATTGTATTCATGGCTCTTGGAACTTTAATGGGAAAAGAAATATATGGAGCAAAGAACTGGGTAAGTATCGGTGGTATTGCTTTTCAACCATCAGAATTTGGAAAAATATTTTTAGTAGCTTATTTAGCTGCTTCATTAAAAGATTATAATGGTAAATTTATAAAGTTAATAGAACCAGCTGTAGTAGTTATGATGTGTTTAGGATTTATGGTATTGCAAAGAGACTTGGGTTCCGCTTTAATATTTTTTGGTATATCTATAACTATGTTATACATAGCTACTTCTAAATTAAAATATGTATTAACTTGTTTAGGATTGTTTGGTGCAGGATCAGTTATATCTTATAAATTATTTGATCATGTTCAGACAAGGGTGCTCATATGGAAAAATCCATGGCCTTATGCTAGTGGGAAAAGTTATCAGATAGTTCAATCTATGCTTTCTATAGCATCTGGAGGATTAAGTGGAACTGGATTAGGACTTGGACATCCAGAATATGTGCCAGTAAATACTACGGATTTTATATATGCAGTTATATGTGAAGAATTAGGAATATTAATGGGGTTCGCCATAATAATATTTTATTTTCTTTTATTTTATAGAGGTATGAGAGCAGCAGTACATGCAGAAAATAATTTTTCAAGACTTCTAGCAGTAGGATATAGTGCTATGATAGCTTCTCAAGTATTAGTAATAGTAGGTGGAGTTATAAACATGATTCCTCTTACTGGTATAACATTGCCTCTAGTAAGTCGTGGAGGAAGTTCCATGATGAGTATTTATATTTGTTTAGGTATATTGCAAAAGATATCAGAAGAGGGTAGATAA
- a CDS encoding FHA domain-containing protein, whose translation MDLSKLSLIFKIVIIGVVYIIIFWALKIMYKDMKGGNKKRRPTGRRTFGLEIIHAINKSELRKGAVIPIRGDITIGRKPDNVLILDDPYVSGHHAKIYSKNTQHIIEDLNSTNGTLLNDKNITGKNHLSPGDLIKIGGTVFKVIG comes from the coding sequence ATGGATTTAAGTAAATTAAGTCTGATTTTCAAAATAGTTATAATAGGTGTAGTATATATTATAATATTTTGGGCTTTGAAAATAATGTATAAAGATATGAAAGGCGGAAATAAAAAAAGAAGACCTACTGGTAGAAGAACCTTTGGTTTAGAAATAATACATGCTATAAATAAATCTGAATTAAGAAAAGGTGCCGTCATTCCTATTAGAGGAGATATAACCATAGGAAGAAAACCAGATAATGTATTAATATTAGATGACCCTTACGTTTCAGGACATCATGCAAAAATTTATAGTAAAAATACTCAACATATAATAGAAGATTTAAATAGTACAAATGGGACTTTATTAAATGATAAAAACATTACAGGGAAAAATCATTTATCACCAGGAGATCTAATAAAAATAGGTGGTACAGTTTTTAAAGTAATAGGATAA